One stretch of Nitratiruptor tergarcus DSM 16512 DNA includes these proteins:
- the gap gene encoding type I glyceraldehyde-3-phosphate dehydrogenase translates to MKKVAINGLGRIGKLVLWHYIVNKPKNVEICVANGGSGTAEDLAYMLKFDSVHGRFPAPVEYGEDYLKVGNQQIKLVTGRDPEKLPWKELGVDIVLECTGHFTKRDDAAKHLKAGAKKVIISAPSKDAELTIVMGVNQDWYDPTKHDVISNASCTTNSLAPAIKVLNDNFGIESALVTTVHAYTSSQATVDRKNPGKHRRGRAAAANIIPTTTGAAIATTKVIPELQGKMNALALRVPVPDVAITDISATLKKEVSTEDVNKAFEEAMNGNLKGILEITYDEVVSSDIVNNPHSSIIDGLSTLVVDGNKVKVFAWYDNEYGYSGRLLELADFVAERM, encoded by the coding sequence ATGAAAAAAGTAGCAATAAATGGTCTTGGTAGAATCGGCAAACTGGTACTTTGGCATTATATTGTTAATAAGCCAAAAAATGTAGAAATTTGTGTGGCTAATGGAGGCAGCGGAACTGCTGAAGATTTAGCATATATGCTCAAATTTGATTCTGTACACGGCAGATTTCCAGCTCCTGTAGAGTATGGTGAAGACTATCTCAAAGTAGGCAATCAACAGATCAAACTTGTTACTGGAAGAGATCCTGAAAAACTTCCTTGGAAAGAGCTTGGAGTGGATATTGTTTTAGAGTGTACTGGCCATTTCACCAAAAGAGATGATGCAGCAAAACACTTAAAAGCTGGAGCTAAAAAAGTAATCATCTCAGCTCCAAGCAAAGATGCAGAGCTTACAATCGTAATGGGAGTCAATCAAGACTGGTACGACCCAACTAAACATGATGTAATTTCAAATGCAAGCTGTACAACTAACTCTTTAGCCCCTGCAATTAAAGTGCTCAATGACAATTTTGGAATCGAGAGTGCACTTGTGACAACTGTCCATGCGTACACCTCTTCTCAAGCAACAGTTGATAGAAAAAATCCTGGAAAACACAGACGGGGAAGAGCAGCTGCTGCAAATATTATTCCTACAACTACCGGAGCTGCTATTGCTACAACAAAAGTGATTCCAGAACTGCAAGGAAAAATGAATGCATTAGCGCTTCGCGTACCGGTACCTGATGTTGCAATCACTGACATCAGTGCAACACTCAAAAAAGAAGTAAGCACTGAAGATGTAAATAAAGCTTTTGAAGAGGCGATGAATGGTAACCTCAAAGGAATTTTGGAAATTACTTATGATGAAGTAGTTTCAAGTGATATTGTCAATAATCCTCACTCCTCTATTATTGACGGACTATCCACACTAGTAGTCGATGGCAACAAGGTAAAAGTATTTGCATGGTATGACAATGAGTATGGATACTCTGGACGCCTTCTTGAACTTGCTGATTTTGTTGCAGAAAGGATGTAA
- a CDS encoding MBL fold metallo-hydrolase RNA specificity domain-containing protein, with product MTIEISYGAAEVVTGSCHFIKFDDGTKVLVDCGMFQGLDEWKNYEPLGFDPKEIDYLLVTHGHLDHVGRIPLLYKGGFRGKIIATPATFELMKIVLLDTAHLMSEDYATAFKKAQRRGEEESVKKPLYTKEDVKATLRLPRRNINYGQTIKLGSNIHVRYKDAGHIIGAAFIEIIYKDGNIQKHVVFSGDIGNQQVKLNPPPQTPFASPNVFVESTYGDRLHKDYASSVAEFKEAVLKTLKHNGTVLIPSFAIERTQQLLCILGQMSRKGELPHHTEVFLDSPMAIKTTKVYEKYKYLLSDYCKNLHEPFTFPNLRFATTTNASKRINGKKGPMIIIAGSGMCNGGRILHHFKHRIWDKRNTVIFVGYQAEGTLGREIIEGAQFIEIYGERIKVNAQIYTINGFSAHADQKELTNWLSAIDGLKKIFLIHGEEDKQHIFKKHLIQTLHKKVHIVKQGEIIHL from the coding sequence ATGACTATAGAGATTAGCTACGGTGCTGCTGAAGTAGTAACAGGATCGTGCCATTTTATCAAATTTGATGATGGCACGAAAGTTTTAGTCGATTGTGGCATGTTTCAGGGATTGGATGAGTGGAAAAACTATGAACCTTTAGGTTTTGATCCAAAAGAGATCGATTATCTTCTTGTCACACATGGACATCTTGATCATGTAGGACGTATTCCACTACTCTATAAAGGTGGCTTTAGAGGGAAAATCATTGCAACTCCAGCCACATTCGAACTCATGAAGATCGTCCTTTTAGATACTGCCCATCTTATGAGTGAAGATTATGCAACAGCTTTTAAAAAGGCGCAGCGCCGTGGTGAAGAGGAGAGTGTGAAAAAACCCCTCTACACCAAAGAAGATGTAAAAGCTACCTTGCGGCTTCCTCGCCGCAATATCAACTATGGGCAGACTATCAAACTTGGATCAAATATTCATGTACGATATAAAGATGCAGGGCATATTATAGGGGCTGCTTTTATCGAGATAATATATAAGGATGGTAACATTCAAAAACATGTAGTTTTCAGTGGAGATATTGGCAATCAGCAAGTCAAACTCAATCCTCCACCTCAAACGCCTTTTGCCTCTCCAAATGTTTTTGTGGAAAGTACGTATGGAGATAGACTCCACAAAGACTACGCATCAAGTGTTGCAGAGTTTAAAGAGGCTGTTCTTAAAACGCTTAAACACAATGGTACAGTACTTATTCCCTCTTTTGCTATTGAGCGGACTCAGCAGCTACTCTGTATTCTTGGACAAATGTCACGCAAAGGTGAACTACCACATCACACTGAAGTCTTTCTTGACTCACCAATGGCTATCAAAACAACAAAAGTATATGAAAAATACAAATATCTTCTCTCAGATTATTGCAAAAACCTTCATGAGCCTTTTACTTTTCCGAATCTTCGCTTTGCAACTACAACAAATGCATCAAAACGTATTAACGGCAAAAAAGGCCCTATGATTATCATAGCTGGAAGTGGAATGTGCAATGGTGGACGCATTTTGCACCATTTTAAACACCGCATCTGGGACAAGCGTAATACTGTAATTTTTGTAGGATATCAAGCTGAAGGAACACTTGGAAGAGAGATCATTGAAGGAGCACAATTCATAGAAATTTATGGCGAACGTATTAAAGTCAATGCGCAAATTTATACAATCAATGGATTTTCAGCACATGCAGATCAAAAAGAACTGACAAATTGGCTAAGCGCGATAGATGGCCTTAAAAAGATTTTTCTCATTCATGGAGAAGAAGATAAACAGCATATTTTCAAAAAACACCTTATACAGACACTTCACAAAAAGGTGCATATAGTTAAACAGGGTGAAATTATTCATCTTTAA